The nucleotide sequence TCCTTTACAATAGGGGATAAGCCTTTATCGCATGAGTGTTAAGCAGGAGAGATATGGGTTTCTTTGATTCTGAAGTAGTACAGCAAGAAGCTAAACAGCTATTTGAAGATTATCAATCCCTGATGCAGTTGGGGAGTGAGTACGGGAAATTTGACCGTGAGGGAAAAAAGATCTTCATCGATAAGATGGAGGAACTCATGGACCGTTATAAAATCTTTATGAAACGTTTTGAGCTATCTGAGGACTTTATGGCGCAAATGACTATACAGCAATTGAAAACTCAGTTAGGTCAATTTGGCATGACTCCTCAGCAAATGTTTGATCAGATGCGGATGACCCTAGACCGGATGAAATTAGAAATTCAATAACTATTTTTTAATAAAAAATTATGCTCCAATGGCAAGCGAAAAATTGAAGCCCCAGAGGGATAAAGACCCCCTTTCTGAGTCATTATTACAACAGCCGATTGAAGAGAAAAAAGGATTATCAACTACCAGTATAGGGTTATGGGTTCTTTGGGTAGTCTATGTTTATATTCTTTTGTTCTCGCCCACTGGTCAGATTATAGGAGGAGAACCGGTTTGGGCAATTCAACCTCACACGATACAAGAAGCGCTAAACGAATCTACGAATTATTTTTTTATTTTGCCTTTTCTCAACGCATTAGGGATCAATGTAATGATTGCTCCTCTGGTGCATCCTGTCTCTCAAGGACTTTTTAACTTTGCTGAAGCTTGGATGTTAATGTTTCTGCCACTGATGTTAGCTGATCCGGCAGGAAGTAAGCTGCCTAAAGTGGGTTTGTGGGGTTTGGCAATGTTTCTCACGAATGTGTTTCTAATTCCCTATATGGCTTTGCGAAGTCCTTCTGTCTCGGACGTTCAGCTTTTACCCCATCACAAAGGTTTACTCGAGAGGTCATTGGGTTGGATCGCTATTACTGTGGCGGCTATATCTGTAGTATGGACATTGATCGCTTTTCCCGACTCGGGGAATCTTGCTCAAAGAGGACAATATTTTTTAGCTTTATTAAGCAGTGATCGTTTAACCATTGCTTTTGTGGTTGATATTGTGCTTTTCTGGGTTTTTCAAGTGATTCTCCTTGGTGCAGTCATCCCTGCTCCTCATAAATTTCGATGGCTTCGATTTGTGCCTTTTGGAGGGCTGGCGACTTGGTTAGTCATTTAGTCAGGAGTCATGAGTTACCTGTTGCTTTTCGCCGGTTGCCGGTTGCCTGTTGCCTGTTAACTGTTTACGCCGTTTGAGGGATGTACCAATGGCTAAAACCAGTAAAATGACTAATACCACTGCAACTCCTGCTATAAAAATCTGATTTAAATTGCGAATGCCTATGGCGACTAACGCCCAGATAAATACTCCACCATAGGCTAAGTCTCTACGTTCCAGGGTAATGATGAGGGCAATAATTGTTCCTACCATCATCATGATCACCGTCCAAGCAACCGGATGCCCCCAGCCATTCCAGCCTGCACGATAGAGGATAATAGCCATATTCACAATAGTGGCTATACTAATCCAAGCAAAATAAATACTAATGGGAAAGTTTACCAACCATTTAAGTTGTCTAGAAACCGGCTTTTTAGCAATTTTTAAATGCAGGTAGAGAGCTATTAACGATAATAAAATTCCCACCATAGCCACTCCTGAAAGAGCAAAGAGTTGATACTGAAATAGAAAAACCCAAACTATTTGAGCTAGACTACTCAGAGTAATAAAATAACCCATTTGCTCAAGATGAGGCACATTTTTATTGGCCGGCAAAACTTGATAAATAGCTAAACTAATTAATCCTAAATAGATGAGTCCCCAAATGGCAAAAGCATAATTAGCGGGAATAATTAAAACTTCTTTAAAATAAGTATTAGAAATTGCGCCGATAGACAAGCCGTTAGGAGGAGATAAATTCGAGTAAACATTAACTCCAAAGGCTGCTAAAATAGCGGTAAAATTTGCCCATTGCCTAATAATATCGCGATCTAATTTCATCTTTTTAAGAAATATAAATATGCTTGGAAAATTTCAGGGTTTTAAGTCATTGGACATCAATAAAGATTACGCTCATGAATCAATTTCAAATTCTCTAACTCGTCCTGAATTGCGTGATTATTCTTAACGGCTATAAATAATTAAAGTCCAACTACTTAATAACACATTTTACAACTATCTGCTGTTCTTGGTATCAGTCCAACTAGATACACCCAAAGACAGTAGCCCGACTTTAGGCTGAAGCAGAGATCGCTCCATTGATGGTTGCTGTTTTTGTAGTGGTTATGTAGTATGTCATTAGTAATAGTAGTATTTTTTACTTATGGAAATAGCTACCATTAATAAACAAATGATCCGCAACTACCTCATTGCTATGACGGCGGTGATCGTTTCAAGCCTTGGGGTAGGAGAACTATTCTACAGTCCTACTAGACTAGCTAGACAAGAGAAGATCAACCAATATGCTCCTTATGTGGGTGCCACTGTGGTCAATTATGGCAAGAATTTTGTCACCGAGGAGCGCCCTGTTATTTCGCCTTAGGACGAGGGAAATTAGACGCGGCGGGAAAATCCATCACAGGTTCATTGTTAAGAGCTTGTAGCATAAAATTCTTCCAGATGGGAGCCGCAAAACCTCCACCGGTTACCCCTTTTCCTAAAGGACGGTTAGCATCATCTCCGATCCAGACAGCCGTTGCTAACTGAGGAACATAACCCACAAACCAGACATTGCGCTCATTATCGGTTGTTCCGGTTTTACCGGCTGCGGGACGACCAATATTAGCGGCTGTGCCGGTTCCACCGGCAATAACTCCTTTTAAAACACTGGTGAGAGAGGCTGCCGCCCAAGGGTCTAGCACCAGTTGCGGTTTAGGAGTATTATCGAGCAAGACATTGCCTCGGCTATCGGTGATGCGAGCAATAATAGTAGTATTAGATTGCCAACCATTACTGGCAAAGGTTGCATAAGCACCGGCCATTTCTAAAGGCGTAACCCCAATCGCGCCCAAAGGTAGAGAAGTAACTGCTTGTAAGGGGCTTTTTATGCCCAAGGTGCGACAGGTTTCAATAATTTTGCTCGTGCCGACTTTATTGCCCACAATAACCGCAGGAACGTTGCGAGATTGGGCTAAAGCGGTGCGAATCGACATGGCACCAGAATAGCCACCGCCGTAGTTTTTCGGCGTATACCAGCCGCTTCCATCTCGGAAGCTGATCGGACCATCTACCACGACGGAATCAGGGGTATATTTGCCACTGGCAAACGCTGTGTAATACACATAGGGTTTAAAAGTCGATCCAGGCGGACGGTGAGATTGAATCGCGCGATTTAACTGGCTTTTCTTGTAATCCACTCCCCCGACGATCGCTTTAATGAAGTGAGTTCTCGGATCAACTGATACTAGAGCCACTTGTAACTCTCGGGTATACAAGCCGCGTCCTCTAAGAACATTATAAGCATTTTGTACGGTTTCTTCTGCCGCTTTTTGGACTCTATAATCTACGGTCGTTTGGACTCGCATTCCCCCTTTAATGACTGTCTCTTTGCCGAAGCGTTCATTTAACTCTTGAATAACTGTATCGGTCACATAAGGTAGTTTACTGCCGCGCCAAGAGGTGGGTTTTCCCACTTTTAAAGCTTGTTTTTTGGCTTTTTGCCCTTCTTCTTTGGTGATCCATCCGAGTTCTACCATTCGGTCTAATACCATTTCCTGACGTTTTTTCGCCTCTTTGTAGTTGATAAAGGGGCTATAGGATTCAGGGGCTTGGATCAGGCCGGCCATCATGGCTGATTCAGCCAGATTGAGTTTAGACGCGGGTTTATTAAAATAACTTTCGGCGGCGGTTTGTACGCCATAATTATTGTGACCCCAATAAATATTATTGAGGTACATTTCTAGAATTTCATCTTTTTTAAAAACTTGTTCTACACGGATCGCTAATACGGTTTCTGCAAGTTTGCGGCTGACGGTCCGTTGATGGGAAAGAAAAATATTTTTAACTAACTGCATTGTCAGGGTTGAAGCGCCTTCTACCACTTCTCCATTTTTTAAGTTAGCTAAAATTGCCCGACCAATACTATTGGGATTGATCCCTTTGTGGATATAGAAGTGGCTATCCTCAATCGCCATTACAGCGCGTTTCATTTCTGGAGAAACTTCATTAAGTTTAATCACTTTGCGGTTTGCTTCTCCGTGAAGACTACTGAGGACGGTTCCTTTCATATCATAGATATAACTGGTTTCCGTTGGTACGTAGTCTTTTAATACTCTAACATCTGGGAGATTGCGAAAGCTTATGGCTAGACCCACCAGTCCTCCAGCTACCACCGAACTTGCGATCATGGTAAATCCCAGAACCGTTCCTCCTGCTATTTTAAACACACCTTGTTTAAATTGGGAACTTGGGGAAACCGGTTGTTCCTTTTTTTGTTTTTGTCCAATGGCGCTAGACGACACGGCGATGTTACTTCCTCACTCCAAAAGGTTAAAACCGATCTATTGGCATTAATCGGTTAGTTGTATTTTAGGATTGATTAGTAGCTTACTAGAATTTGGCCAAGAGTCAAGCCCCTAATCACATTCTATTATTACCTCTTTTTTTGCCAAATGGTAGTGATTCTCGAAAGCTAACGCGATCTAAGGAAGGTTTGACCCGAGAAAAAATTAGGGGAAAAAGCGATGGACAGCCCTTTTCCCCTTGGGTTTAATGGTAATCTCGAGCGAGATTAGCCTTCTTCTTGAGACAGTTGACGCTCGATGGTTTCAATGGAGGCGTTTAGTCCGGCTAATCTGGCTTCGAGGTCATCTCGTATGCCTTTAAGAAACTTAAGCTTACGTTCTTGATAAGTTTTCCGAGATATGGATTCATTGGTGCAGCAAGGATTGCCAAAAAAGGGAAACATAATCGTTCATCCAAATAGCATCTTCTTAGATCTTTACAAATTTTTTCGGGAATTGCCGAGAACCTTTTAGCTATTTGTGGCACAGTTAGGCACTAGGCGGCTCAAATTTTTTATTCAGGAGAGTTTTCGGATTTAACTCGTTCTATTTCTGCTTGTAGTTCTTCTATTTGTCGCCGTAAGGTTTCTACTTCGCTGTTATCGGGTTGGGTTTCTACAGGAGTTGTGGTGTTGGTTTGTGAGCGAGCATAATTGCCTTGACGGATCTGATAATATTGTTCTGATTGTGCCCATTGTCGCAAATAGTGTACTCGTTCTACTGCAAAGGGATGGGTAAGAAACCTGCCTTGACCTCCGTTATAGATCAGAAATTTATACAGTTGATTTAAGCTATCTTGATCTAAGTTCTGATATTCATCGGCTTGGCGAATAAATTCTTCGAGACTACACTCAGAGCCATATTTTTGAGTGCCTCCGGCGAGTTTCATCATGGTTCTCATGATGGGGTTAAGGTCGTCCATCACCAGCAAAGCGGCTCGATCGGCGGATAATTCGGCTTTGCGCCGCCATTCATAGAAGGCATAAATCATGCCGGTGGTGATTAATTTTCCTAGTCCCAGGGTTAAATCTCCTAACATAGAAGCGGCTCCCATTACCCATAAGGCCATCTGTGTCAATAGGCTATGGTCACATTTGATATGCCCTAATTCATGAGCTAAAACGGTGCGGATTTCATCTTCTTGCAGTAAATCCAGTAAAGCTGTGTCAATGACAATATAAGGCCGTTCATTGCCGAGAGAATAGGCGTTAACATAGGGGCTTTGACCCACATAGAGAATGGGTTCCGGCGCAATATCTAAATCTTTAATACAGTCAGTATAGATTCCGTAAAGGGTAGGGTATTGGCGGGAAGTGACTTTGATGTTGTTACCCAACAAAAAAATGTGTTGAGGACGTTCGTAAAGATATTGAGAAAAGCTTTTGGCTAAAATATCAAAGCCCGGAAGACTCCGCAAGCTGGCTTCGGCTTGTTGATCTAGGGGATGTCTAAAGGCATTGCTTGAAATTCCGGTGTAGGTAGGCATGGAGGTTAAAATCTCTGGCCAGTCGAATTTAATCCTATTTTTGATCTAGGACTTTTGATTTTAATATACCTACCTGATCAGCTTAGGTTGAACGTCTGTTTGTTTTAATCTTGTTGGGAATCTTCCTCCTGTGGCCATAAGATTTTTAAAGCCATGACAGCAAAACCAATGGCGGCGAGCGCTTTTAACACTTTGGTGGGTAATAGTTGAGCCATACTTCCCCCGGCAATCACGCCTAAAAAACTGGCTAATATTAAAGCGGTGATGCTTCCTACAAAAACAGCACGAGGGGATTTCGCACTGCCTCCTAGGGCGATGGCCGCTAATTGACTTTTATCGCCAATTTCGGCTAAAAATACGGTGATAAAACTTAGTCCAAAAAGTTGCCAATCCATTTTTTTTTAGAAAAATTTACAATAATTTTAAGAGGCTAATACGTCGCCCATCAGCAAACCGGTAATCACCAGTAAGAGGATAGCGACGGCAAAATCTAGAGTTTTTGGGGATAAGCGTCTGGAGATCCAGTATCCGATCACCACTCCTAATAAACTGGTCCCTATTAAGGCGGTAGCCGCACCGGCAAACACCATCCAAGGAGACTGGGATTGTGCGCTCATTAATAGCGTAGCTAGTTGGGTTTTGTCTCCCATCTCAGCCAAAAAAATCGTTAGAAATGTTGAACTAAATACTGAAAAGAAACTCCATGAAGGCTCACTTTTGTCTTTTGTCTGATGGGCAGTAGTTAATGCGGCTTGGGTTGGTTCGGTTTTAGGGGTCCCTGAAAACTGAGACAGTTCTTGGGGTTTGCCGATACGAGGCTGAGTTGCTGTCATTGGCACTTCTAACTAAGCTAAGTTTTCATAATTCTATCATTTTTTGTGCCGACTTCCAACAGAGCTTAGACGGAGTTGATGATTGGTAAAATTTCTAGACGACAAACTATAGCGAAGGGCACAGCTAAGTCGAGAGCCGCTCTTTCCTTGTCAATTGTTAAGCTAGGGATTGATTATAGCGATCCATTTCCGCACTGTCTGCTCCATAGACAGCCTCTATCTGCTCCTGACAGCACTCTATGGCAAATTCATTAAATTCCTCGCCACAGACTCCATACATCCGCTCAAAGTTGTCGGGGGTGACACGACAGAATATCGGGCGCTGTTCATAAATTTTACATTCTCGAGTCTCATGGTCAAAATGTATACACCATCCTCCTTCCCCCACCAGGCTTAGATAATGGTTTAATTCCTCTGGAGATAAATACTCATCTAATTCTGGACGCTCCTCCGGAGCCAGATGACAGCAAGCCCCACACTGTTTTACACATCGCCAAGTTGCCATAAGTTAAGCCGCTCCCTATTTTTGTAACAATTCTTTATATATTTTTGTAACTTTACTGAGAATTAGGTTCTCGTTCCCAGGTATTATATACAATGGTTTTTTTGGTGTTTAGCCTTTTTATTGACGGGGCACAGTTAGGAGAATATATGTATTTATTCGCACTCAATTTAGAACCTATTTTTCAATTGACCTTTGTATCCTTGATTATGCTTGCCGGTCCGGCAGTCATCTTTTTGTTAGCTTTTCGCAATGGCGATTTGTAAAAAGGCCATATATTACTAAGTCTATCTTACCCTCCTGGGCTCAGGGGGGTTTTTGCTAACCGTTAAGGGGGAATAAAAAGTAGGGAAAAAAAGGAAAGGTTCAGGGGGAAAGCCCAAAAATGTGTTAATATAAGCAAAAAAGATGATCAATAGTTTGCCGGCTGGAAAACTTGTTCAAATTGTAGTGCGATTAAAAAAAGTTGATCTCTTTGACAAGAGTTTATAGTTATGAATGTGGTCTGATCTTAGAGCGATTAAATCTTCTATGAACGAATTAAGCGGCGAAAA is from Gloeothece verrucosa PCC 7822 and encodes:
- a CDS encoding YkgJ family cysteine cluster protein — its product is MATWRCVKQCGACCHLAPEERPELDEYLSPEELNHYLSLVGEGGWCIHFDHETRECKIYEQRPIFCRVTPDNFERMYGVCGEEFNEFAIECCQEQIEAVYGADSAEMDRYNQSLA
- a CDS encoding transglycosylase domain-containing protein translates to MSSSAIGQKQKKEQPVSPSSQFKQGVFKIAGGTVLGFTMIASSVVAGGLVGLAISFRNLPDVRVLKDYVPTETSYIYDMKGTVLSSLHGEANRKVIKLNEVSPEMKRAVMAIEDSHFYIHKGINPNSIGRAILANLKNGEVVEGASTLTMQLVKNIFLSHQRTVSRKLAETVLAIRVEQVFKKDEILEMYLNNIYWGHNNYGVQTAAESYFNKPASKLNLAESAMMAGLIQAPESYSPFINYKEAKKRQEMVLDRMVELGWITKEEGQKAKKQALKVGKPTSWRGSKLPYVTDTVIQELNERFGKETVIKGGMRVQTTVDYRVQKAAEETVQNAYNVLRGRGLYTRELQVALVSVDPRTHFIKAIVGGVDYKKSQLNRAIQSHRPPGSTFKPYVYYTAFASGKYTPDSVVVDGPISFRDGSGWYTPKNYGGGYSGAMSIRTALAQSRNVPAVIVGNKVGTSKIIETCRTLGIKSPLQAVTSLPLGAIGVTPLEMAGAYATFASNGWQSNTTIIARITDSRGNVLLDNTPKPQLVLDPWAAASLTSVLKGVIAGGTGTAANIGRPAAGKTGTTDNERNVWFVGYVPQLATAVWIGDDANRPLGKGVTGGGFAAPIWKNFMLQALNNEPVMDFPAASNFPRPKAK
- a CDS encoding TMEM165/GDT1 family protein; translation: MDWQLFGLSFITVFLAEIGDKSQLAAIALGGSAKSPRAVFVGSITALILASFLGVIAGGSMAQLLPTKVLKALAAIGFAVMALKILWPQEEDSQQD
- a CDS encoding TMEM165/GDT1 family protein; the encoded protein is MTATQPRIGKPQELSQFSGTPKTEPTQAALTTAHQTKDKSEPSWSFFSVFSSTFLTIFLAEMGDKTQLATLLMSAQSQSPWMVFAGAATALIGTSLLGVVIGYWISRRLSPKTLDFAVAILLLVITGLLMGDVLAS
- a CDS encoding tryptophan-rich sensory protein, which encodes MKLDRDIIRQWANFTAILAAFGVNVYSNLSPPNGLSIGAISNTYFKEVLIIPANYAFAIWGLIYLGLISLAIYQVLPANKNVPHLEQMGYFITLSSLAQIVWVFLFQYQLFALSGVAMVGILLSLIALYLHLKIAKKPVSRQLKWLVNFPISIYFAWISIATIVNMAIILYRAGWNGWGHPVAWTVIMMMVGTIIALIITLERRDLAYGGVFIWALVAIGIRNLNQIFIAGVAVVLVILLVLAIGTSLKRRKQLTGNRQPATGEKQQVTHDS
- the psb30 gene encoding photosystem II reaction center protein Ycf12/Psb30, which translates into the protein MYLFALNLEPIFQLTFVSLIMLAGPAVIFLLAFRNGDL
- a CDS encoding M48 family metalloprotease, producing MPTYTGISSNAFRHPLDQQAEASLRSLPGFDILAKSFSQYLYERPQHIFLLGNNIKVTSRQYPTLYGIYTDCIKDLDIAPEPILYVGQSPYVNAYSLGNERPYIVIDTALLDLLQEDEIRTVLAHELGHIKCDHSLLTQMALWVMGAASMLGDLTLGLGKLITTGMIYAFYEWRRKAELSADRAALLVMDDLNPIMRTMMKLAGGTQKYGSECSLEEFIRQADEYQNLDQDSLNQLYKFLIYNGGQGRFLTHPFAVERVHYLRQWAQSEQYYQIRQGNYARSQTNTTTPVETQPDNSEVETLRRQIEELQAEIERVKSENSPE
- a CDS encoding DUF1825 family protein, which translates into the protein MGFFDSEVVQQEAKQLFEDYQSLMQLGSEYGKFDREGKKIFIDKMEELMDRYKIFMKRFELSEDFMAQMTIQQLKTQLGQFGMTPQQMFDQMRMTLDRMKLEIQ